The proteins below come from a single Papaver somniferum cultivar HN1 chromosome 11, ASM357369v1, whole genome shotgun sequence genomic window:
- the LOC113321914 gene encoding salutaridine synthase: MAPINIEGNDFWMIACTVIIVFALVKFMFSKISFYQSANTTEWPAGPKTLPIIGNLHQLGGGVPLQVALANLAKVYGGAFTIWIGSWVPMIVISDIDNAREVLVNKSADYSARDVPDILKIITANGKNIADCDSGPFWHNLKKGLQSCINPSNVMSLSRLQEKDMQNLIKSMQERASQHNGIIKPLDHAKEASMRLLSRVIFGHDFSNEDLVIGVKDALDEMVRISGLASLADAFKIAKYLPSQRKNIRDMYATRDRVYNLIQPHIVPNLPANSFLYFLTSQDYSDEIIYSMVLEIFGLGVDSTAATAVWALSFLVGEQEIQEKLYREINNRTGGQRPVKVVDLKELPYLQAVMKETLRMKPIAPLAVPHVAAKDTTFKGRRIVKGTKVMVNLYAIHHDPNVFPEPYKFMPERFLKDVNSDGRFGDINTMESSLIPFGAGMRICGGVELAKQMVAFALASMVNEFKWDCVSEGKLPDLSEAISFILYMKNPLEAKITPRTKPFRQ; encoded by the coding sequence ATGGCTCCGATTAATATAGAGGGGAATGATTTTTGGATGATAGCATGCACTGTCATAATAGTATTTGCATTGGTGAAGTTCATGttttccaaaatatctttttatCAATCTGCAAATACAACGGAATGGCCAGCAGGTCCAAAAACATTACCCATAATTGGAAATCTTCATCAGTTGGGAGGAGGTGTGCCCTTACAGGTTGCTTTGGCAAACTTAGCTAAAGTTTATGGAGGTGCATTTACAATTTGGATTGGAAGCTGGGTTCCAATGATCGTCATAAGCGATATCGATAACGCTCGGGAAGTTCTTGTTAATAAATCTGCTGATTATTCCGCTAGAGATGTACCTGATATTCTTAAAATCATCACAGCAAATGGGAAGAATATTGCTGATTGTGATTCTGGTCCATTTTGGCATAATTTAAAGAAAGGTCTTCAAAGTTGTATAAATCCATCAAATGTTATGTCTCTATCTCGTTTACAGGAAAAAGACATGCAAAATCTCATCAAATCCATGCAAGAAAGAGCGTCACAGCATAATGGAATTATAAAACCTCTTGATCATGCCAAAGAAGCGTCTATGCGATTACTGAGTAGAGTTATATTTGGTCACGACTTTTCAAATGAGGATCTCGTTATTGGTGTGAAAGACGCCCTCGATGAGATGGTACGCATAAGTGGGTTGGCAAGTTTAGCTGATGCTTTTAAAATTGCTAAATATTTACCAAGCCAGAGAAAAAATATTCGGGATATGTACGCCACAAGAGACAGAGTATATAATTTGATTCAACCACATATCGTCCCTAATCTTCCTGCAAATTCTTTCTTATATTTTCTTACATCTCAAGATTACAGTGATGAAATTATTTACTCAATGGTACTTGAAATTTTTGGTTTGGGAGTAGATAGTACTGCAGCAACGGCAGTTTGGGCACTCTCCTTTTTAGTCGGCGAGCAGGAAATTCAAGAAAAACTTTACCGAGAAATCAACAACCGGACGGGTGGGCAAAGACCAGTGAAAGTTGTAGATTTGAAAGAGCTGCCATATCTACAAGCCGTGATGAAAGAAACATTGAGGATGAAACCCATCGCACCACTAGCGGTCCCACATGTAGCAGCAAAAGATACTACATTCAAGGGGCGGAGAATCGTTAAAGGTACAAAAGTAATGGTGAATCTGTACGCTATTCATCACGACCCTAACGTTTTCCCTGAACCGTATAAATTCATGCCAGAGAGATTCTTAAAGGATGTTAATAGTGATGGACGTTTTGGTGATATCAACACAATGGAAAGTTCATTGATACCGTTTGGTGCTGGTATGAGAATTTGTGGAGGTGTAGAATTAGCCAAGCAGATGGTAGCTTTTGCTCTTGCAAGTATGGTCAACGAATTCAAATGGGATTGTGTTTCCGAGGGGAAATTGCCTGATCTTAGTGAAGCTATTAGCTTCATTCTCTACATGAAAAACCCACTTGAAGCCAAAATTACTCCTCGTACAAAACCTTTTCGACAGTAG